Proteins encoded by one window of Pseudomonas sp. PSKL.D1:
- the pheA gene encoding prephenate dehydratase — protein sequence MSDQELKALRVRIDSLDEKILELISERARCAEEVARVKTASLAEGEKPVFYRPEREAAVLKRVMERNKGPLGNEEMARLFREIMSSCLALEDPLKVAYLGPEGTFTQAAAMKHFGHAVVSRPMAAIDEVFREVAAGAVNFGVVPVENSTEGAVSHTLDSFLEHDMVICGEVELRIHHHLLVGESTKTNSITRIYSHAQSLAQCRKWLDAHYPNVERVAVSSNAEAAKRVKGEWNSAAIAGDMAANLYGLTRLAEKIEDRPDNSTRFLMIGNQEVPPTGDDKTSIIVSMSNKPGALHELLVPFHENGIDLTRIETRPSRSGKWTYVFFIDFVGHHRDPLIKAVLEKISQEAVALKVLGSYPKAVL from the coding sequence ATGTCCGATCAGGAACTCAAAGCCCTGCGCGTACGCATCGACAGCCTCGACGAGAAAATCCTCGAGCTGATCAGCGAGCGCGCCCGCTGCGCCGAAGAAGTGGCGCGGGTCAAGACGGCCTCGCTGGCCGAAGGCGAAAAGCCGGTGTTCTACCGCCCCGAGCGTGAAGCCGCCGTGCTCAAGCGCGTGATGGAGCGCAACAAGGGCCCGTTGGGCAACGAAGAGATGGCGCGGCTCTTCCGCGAAATCATGTCGTCCTGCCTGGCCCTCGAAGACCCGCTCAAAGTCGCGTACCTCGGCCCGGAAGGCACCTTCACCCAGGCTGCCGCCATGAAACACTTCGGCCATGCCGTGGTGAGCCGCCCGATGGCGGCCATCGACGAAGTGTTCCGCGAAGTGGCGGCCGGTGCCGTCAACTTTGGCGTGGTGCCGGTGGAAAACTCCACCGAAGGCGCCGTGAGCCACACCCTGGACAGCTTCCTCGAGCATGACATGGTGATTTGTGGTGAGGTCGAGCTGCGCATTCACCATCACCTGCTGGTGGGCGAGAGCACCAAAACCAACAGCATCACCCGCATCTACTCCCACGCCCAGTCGCTGGCCCAGTGCCGCAAGTGGCTGGACGCGCACTACCCGAACGTGGAGCGTGTGGCCGTGTCGAGCAATGCCGAAGCGGCCAAACGCGTGAAGGGCGAGTGGAACTCGGCGGCCATCGCCGGTGACATGGCGGCCAACCTGTACGGCCTGACCCGCCTGGCCGAAAAAATCGAAGACCGCCCGGACAACTCCACGCGCTTCCTCATGATCGGTAACCAGGAAGTGCCGCCGACCGGTGACGACAAAACGTCCATCATCGTGTCGATGAGCAACAAGCCAGGTGCCCTGCACGAGCTGCTGGTGCCGTTCCATGAAAACGGCATCGACCTGACCCGTATCGAGACTCGCCCGTCGCGCAGCGGCAAGTGGACCTACGTGTTCTTCATCGACTTCGTGGGCCACCACCGTGACCCGCTGATCAAGGCGGTGCTGGAGAAGATCAGCCAGGAGGCTGTGGCGCTGAAGGTGCTGGGGTCTTATCCGAAGGCGGTGCTTTGA
- a CDS encoding bifunctional prephenate dehydrogenase/3-phosphoshikimate 1-carboxyvinyltransferase, with the protein MINRLVVVGLGLIGGSFAKGLRESGLCREVVGVDLDAPSRKQAVALGVVDRCEEDLAAACVGADVIQLAVPILAMEKVLARLAQLDLGNAVITDVGSAKGNVVREARAVFGERLPRFVPGHPIAGSEQSGVEASNATLFRRHKVILTPLAETDPGALALVDRLWRALDADVEHMSVERHDEVLAATSHLPHLLAFGLVDSLAKRNENLEIFRYAAGGFRDFTRIAGSDPTMWHDIFLANREAVLRTLDTFRSDLDALRDAVDAGDGHQLLGVFTRARVAREHFSKILARRAYVDAMNANDLIFLAQPGGRLSGRIRVPGDKSISHRSIMLGSLAEGTTEVEGFLEGEDALATLQAFRDMGVVIEGPNHGRVTIHGVGLHGLKPPPGPLYVGNSGTSMRLLSGLLAAQPFDTTMTGDASLSKRPMNRVANPLREMGAVVETGPEGRPPLTIRGGQKLKALTYTLPMASAQVKSCLLLAGLYAEGKTTVTEPAPTRDHTERMLRGFGYSVESNGPVASLQAGGKLTATRIEVPADISSAAFFLVAASIAEGSELVLEHVGINPTRTGVIDILRLMGGDITLENQREVGGEPVADLRVRGAKLKGIDIPEHLVPLAIDEFPVLFVAAACAEGRTVLRGAEELRVKESDRIQVMADGLITLGIKCEPTPDGIIIDGGQLGGGEVHGHGDHRIAMAFSVASLRASAPIRIHDCANVATSFPNFLKLCAEVGIRVAEEGKS; encoded by the coding sequence ATCATCAACCGCCTGGTCGTCGTCGGCCTCGGTCTGATCGGCGGTTCGTTCGCCAAAGGCCTGCGTGAAAGCGGCCTGTGCCGCGAAGTGGTCGGCGTCGATCTGGACGCTCCTTCGCGCAAGCAGGCTGTCGCCCTGGGCGTGGTCGACCGCTGTGAAGAAGACCTCGCTGCCGCCTGTGTCGGCGCCGATGTCATCCAGCTTGCCGTACCGATCCTGGCCATGGAAAAAGTGCTGGCACGATTGGCGCAGCTTGATCTTGGCAACGCCGTGATCACCGATGTTGGCAGTGCCAAAGGCAACGTTGTGCGTGAAGCGCGCGCTGTTTTTGGCGAGCGCCTGCCGCGCTTCGTGCCAGGCCACCCGATCGCTGGCTCCGAGCAGAGCGGGGTAGAGGCATCCAATGCCACCCTGTTCCGCCGCCACAAGGTCATCCTTACGCCGCTGGCGGAAACCGACCCCGGGGCTCTGGCCCTGGTCGACCGCCTGTGGCGTGCGCTGGACGCCGATGTAGAGCACATGTCGGTGGAGCGCCACGACGAAGTGCTGGCCGCCACCAGCCACTTGCCGCACCTGCTGGCGTTCGGCTTGGTCGACTCGCTGGCCAAACGCAATGAAAACCTGGAAATCTTCCGGTACGCTGCGGGTGGCTTCCGCGATTTCACACGTATCGCCGGCAGTGATCCGACCATGTGGCACGACATCTTCCTCGCCAACCGCGAGGCAGTACTGCGTACCCTGGACACATTTCGCAGCGACCTCGACGCCTTGCGCGACGCGGTCGATGCAGGGGACGGGCACCAGTTGCTGGGTGTATTCACCCGCGCTCGGGTAGCCCGCGAGCATTTCAGTAAAATCCTGGCCCGCCGGGCCTATGTGGACGCTATGAACGCCAACGATCTGATTTTCCTGGCCCAACCGGGTGGCCGCCTGAGCGGGCGAATCCGCGTACCGGGCGACAAGTCGATTTCCCACCGTTCGATCATGCTCGGCTCGCTGGCCGAGGGCACGACCGAAGTCGAAGGTTTCCTCGAGGGTGAAGATGCCCTGGCGACACTGCAGGCGTTTCGTGACATGGGTGTGGTCATCGAAGGCCCCAATCACGGTCGCGTGACCATCCATGGCGTTGGCCTGCATGGCCTGAAGCCACCGCCAGGGCCGCTGTATGTCGGCAACTCCGGCACCTCGATGCGCCTGCTGTCCGGCCTGCTCGCCGCGCAGCCATTCGACACCACCATGACCGGTGATGCCTCGTTGTCCAAGCGGCCGATGAACCGTGTCGCCAACCCGCTGCGCGAAATGGGTGCCGTGGTCGAGACCGGCCCTGAGGGCCGCCCGCCACTGACCATTCGCGGCGGCCAAAAACTGAAGGCGCTGACCTACACGCTGCCGATGGCCAGTGCCCAGGTCAAATCCTGCCTGCTGCTGGCTGGCCTGTACGCTGAAGGCAAAACCACCGTCACCGAGCCTGCGCCGACCCGTGACCACACCGAGCGCATGCTGCGTGGCTTCGGCTATTCGGTTGAGTCCAATGGCCCGGTTGCCTCGCTGCAAGCCGGTGGCAAGCTCACCGCCACCCGCATCGAGGTGCCGGCAGACATCTCGTCCGCTGCGTTCTTCCTGGTGGCGGCCTCCATTGCCGAAGGTTCGGAACTGGTGCTCGAGCACGTTGGCATCAACCCCACCCGCACAGGTGTGATTGACATCCTGCGCCTGATGGGCGGCGACATTACCCTGGAAAACCAGCGTGAAGTTGGCGGTGAGCCGGTGGCCGACCTGCGCGTACGAGGCGCCAAGCTCAAGGGTATCGACATCCCCGAGCACCTGGTGCCGCTGGCGATCGACGAGTTCCCGGTGTTGTTCGTTGCCGCGGCCTGCGCCGAAGGCCGTACCGTGCTGCGCGGTGCTGAAGAGCTGCGGGTGAAGGAATCGGACCGTATCCAGGTGATGGCCGATGGCCTGATTACCTTGGGCATCAAGTGCGAGCCTACCCCTGACGGCATCATCATTGACGGCGGCCAGCTGGGTGGTGGCGAAGTGCATGGCCACGGCGACCACCGTATTGCCATGGCCTTCAGTGTTGCCTCTCTGCGCGCCAGCGCGCCCATCCGCATTCACGACTGTGCCAACGTTGCCACCTCGTTCCCGAACTTCCTCAAGCTGTGCGCCGAAGTCGGCATTCGTGTCGCCGAAGAGGGCAAGTCGTGA
- the cmk gene encoding (d)CMP kinase, translating into MLQAPVITIDGPSGSGKGTVAGLLARELGWRLLDSGALYRLLAFNATNHGVDLTNEELLKALAAHLDVQFIAAEPGKLQQIILEGEDVSNVIRTETVGAGASMVASLPAVREALLQRQRAFREAPGLIADGRDMGTVVFPDAPLKVFLTASAEERARRRYLQLKGKGEDVSLESLLEEIQARDERDTQRSVAPLKPADDAIQLDSTALSIEQVLQRIRSELAQRDLV; encoded by the coding sequence ATGTTGCAAGCGCCCGTCATCACCATTGACGGCCCAAGTGGCTCGGGCAAGGGCACGGTTGCAGGCCTGTTGGCGCGCGAGTTGGGGTGGAGGCTGCTGGATTCCGGCGCGCTGTACCGGCTGCTGGCGTTCAACGCCACCAATCACGGTGTGGATTTGACCAACGAAGAGTTGCTCAAGGCGCTGGCTGCTCACCTGGATGTGCAGTTCATCGCTGCCGAGCCGGGCAAGCTGCAGCAGATCATCCTCGAAGGTGAGGATGTCAGTAATGTCATCCGCACTGAAACGGTCGGGGCCGGTGCTTCGATGGTCGCCTCGCTGCCGGCGGTGCGTGAGGCGCTGTTGCAGCGCCAGCGCGCGTTCCGCGAAGCGCCCGGGCTGATCGCCGATGGCCGTGACATGGGCACTGTCGTGTTCCCGGATGCGCCGCTGAAGGTGTTCCTGACCGCCAGTGCCGAAGAGCGGGCTCGTCGTCGTTACCTGCAGCTGAAGGGCAAGGGTGAAGATGTGAGCCTGGAAAGCCTGCTGGAAGAGATCCAGGCGCGTGACGAGCGTGATACGCAGCGCTCTGTCGCCCCGCTCAAGCCTGCGGATGATGCCATTCAGCTTGATTCCACCGCGCTTTCGATCGAGCAGGTGCTGCAGCGTATTCGCAGTGAGTTGGCGCAGCGCGATCTCGTCTGA
- a CDS encoding cold-shock protein, with the protein MLEGTVKWFNDVKGFGFITVEGVGKRDVFVHQKAIQAKGFRTLHEGQRVKFDVEHGQKGEQAVNVVPC; encoded by the coding sequence ATGTTGGAAGGAACTGTGAAGTGGTTCAATGATGTCAAGGGCTTCGGATTCATTACCGTGGAGGGGGTCGGCAAGCGCGATGTGTTCGTGCATCAAAAGGCTATCCAGGCCAAAGGGTTCAGAACATTGCACGAAGGTCAGCGTGTGAAGTTTGATGTCGAGCACGGGCAAAAAGGCGAGCAGGCAGTCAATGTCGTCCCCTGCTAA
- a CDS encoding cold-shock protein codes for MSSPAKPSGMPEKDLERVDASRMGTGCITRDEDGREIFFRVRSSVDGGPTFLPGQRVTYDVEEGEDGRLYAVNIELADDD; via the coding sequence ATGTCGTCCCCTGCTAAGCCTTCGGGCATGCCGGAAAAAGACCTTGAGCGTGTGGATGCTTCCCGGATGGGTACAGGGTGCATTACGCGTGACGAGGATGGGCGGGAAATTTTCTTCCGGGTGAGGTCCAGTGTGGATGGTGGCCCGACGTTCCTCCCCGGCCAGCGTGTTACCTACGATGTTGAAGAGGGTGAGGACGGCAGGTTGTACGCCGTCAATATAGAGCTTGCGGATGACGACTGA
- a CDS encoding cold-shock protein, which yields MSKGKVKWFNNEKGYGFITVDEGGPDVFVHFRQILTDGFKSLQENQPVEFDIAPGPKGLQANNVKPL from the coding sequence ATGTCGAAAGGTAAAGTGAAGTGGTTCAACAATGAAAAGGGCTACGGCTTCATCACGGTGGATGAGGGTGGGCCGGATGTGTTCGTGCATTTCAGGCAAATCCTGACTGACGGCTTCAAGAGCCTTCAGGAAAATCAGCCCGTCGAATTTGATATAGCGCCGGGGCCGAAAGGCTTGCAGGCCAACAACGTCAAGCCGCTGTGA
- the rpsA gene encoding 30S ribosomal protein S1 → MSESFAELFEESLKTLNLQPGAIISGIVVDIDGDWVTVHAGLKSEGVIPLEQFYNEAGELTIKVGDEVHVALDAVEDGFGETKLSREKAKRAECWIVLEAAFAAEEVVKGVINGKVKGGFTVDVNGIRAFLPGSLVDVRPVRDTTHLEGKELEFKVIKLDQKRNNVVVSRRSVLEAENSAEREALLETLQEGQQVKGIVKNLTDYGAFVDLGGIDGLLHITDMAWKRIKHPSEIVNVGDEVDVRVLKFDRERNRVSLGLKQMGEDPWVAITARYPEGTRVQARVTNLTDYGCFAELEEGVEGLVHVSEMDWTNKNIHPSKVVQVGDEVEVMVLDIDEERRRISLGIKQCKSNPWEDFSGQFNKGDKITGTIKSITDFGIFIGLDGGIDGLVHLSDISWNETGEEAVRRFKKGDELETVILSVDPERERISLGIKQLEDDPFSNFVSVNDKGAIVKGIVKEVDAKGAIVTLADDIEATLKASEISRDRVEDARNVLKEGEEIEAKIISVDRKSRVISLSIKSKDDAEEREAIQSLKNAPEAAADTTMAALLREAMAKQN, encoded by the coding sequence ATGAGCGAAAGCTTTGCAGAACTCTTTGAAGAAAGCCTGAAAACCCTCAATCTTCAGCCGGGTGCAATCATCTCCGGTATCGTTGTCGACATCGACGGCGACTGGGTTACCGTACACGCTGGCCTGAAGTCCGAGGGCGTCATCCCGCTCGAGCAGTTCTACAACGAAGCTGGCGAGCTGACCATCAAGGTCGGTGACGAAGTTCACGTTGCGCTGGACGCGGTCGAAGACGGCTTTGGCGAAACCAAACTGTCCCGTGAAAAAGCCAAGCGCGCCGAGTGCTGGATTGTTCTGGAAGCAGCTTTCGCCGCCGAAGAAGTGGTCAAGGGCGTTATCAACGGTAAGGTTAAGGGCGGCTTCACTGTCGACGTTAACGGCATCCGTGCGTTCCTGCCGGGCTCCCTGGTTGATGTCCGCCCTGTGCGCGACACCACCCACCTGGAAGGCAAAGAGCTGGAATTCAAGGTCATCAAGCTGGACCAGAAGCGCAACAACGTTGTTGTTTCGCGTCGCAGCGTCCTGGAAGCCGAGAACAGCGCCGAGCGCGAAGCCCTGCTGGAAACCCTGCAGGAAGGCCAACAGGTCAAAGGTATCGTCAAGAACCTCACCGACTACGGCGCCTTCGTGGACCTGGGCGGCATCGACGGCCTGCTGCACATCACCGACATGGCCTGGAAGCGCATCAAGCACCCGTCGGAAATCGTCAACGTTGGTGACGAAGTCGACGTTCGCGTCCTGAAGTTCGACCGTGAGCGCAACCGCGTTTCGCTGGGTCTGAAGCAAATGGGCGAAGATCCGTGGGTTGCCATCACTGCACGTTACCCAGAAGGTACTCGTGTACAGGCTCGCGTTACCAACCTGACCGACTACGGCTGCTTCGCTGAGCTGGAAGAAGGCGTTGAAGGTCTGGTACACGTTTCCGAAATGGACTGGACCAACAAGAACATCCACCCGTCGAAAGTCGTTCAGGTTGGCGACGAAGTGGAAGTTATGGTTCTGGACATCGACGAAGAGCGTCGTCGTATCTCCCTGGGTATCAAGCAGTGCAAATCCAACCCATGGGAAGACTTCTCCGGCCAGTTCAACAAGGGTGACAAGATCACCGGTACCATCAAGTCGATCACCGACTTCGGTATCTTCATCGGCCTGGACGGCGGCATCGACGGTCTGGTTCACCTGTCCGACATCTCCTGGAACGAAACCGGCGAAGAAGCCGTGCGTCGCTTCAAGAAGGGCGACGAGCTGGAAACCGTCATCCTGTCGGTTGACCCAGAGCGCGAGCGCATCTCCCTGGGCATCAAGCAGCTGGAAGACGATCCGTTCTCCAACTTCGTCTCTGTCAACGACAAGGGCGCTATCGTCAAGGGCATCGTGAAAGAAGTTGACGCCAAAGGCGCCATCGTCACTCTGGCCGACGACATCGAAGCCACTCTGAAAGCTTCCGAAATCAGCCGTGACCGCGTTGAAGACGCGCGTAACGTCCTGAAAGAAGGCGAAGAGATCGAAGCCAAGATCATCAGCGTTGACCGCAAATCGCGCGTCATCAGCCTGTCGATCAAGTCGAAAGACGACGCTGAAGAGCGTGAAGCCATCCAGAGCCTGAAAAACGCTCCGGAAGCGGCTGCCGACACCACCATGGCTGCGCTGCTGCGCGAAGCAATGGCCAAGCAGAACTGA
- the ihfB gene encoding integration host factor subunit beta — MTKSELIERIVTHQGLLSSKDVELAIKTMLEQMSQCLATGDRIEIRGFGSFSLHYRAPRVGRNPKTGQSVELEGKFVPHFKPGKELRDRVNEEEHEHT; from the coding sequence ATGACGAAGTCGGAGCTGATCGAACGTATTGTCACCCATCAAGGGCTGCTCTCGTCCAAGGATGTGGAGTTGGCCATCAAGACCATGCTTGAACAGATGTCCCAATGCCTGGCTACCGGGGATCGCATCGAGATCCGTGGCTTTGGCAGCTTTTCCCTGCACTATCGTGCGCCTCGTGTTGGCCGCAATCCCAAGACCGGCCAGTCCGTGGAGCTTGAAGGCAAGTTCGTTCCGCACTTCAAACCGGGCAAAGAACTGCGCGACCGGGTCAATGAAGAAGAGCACGAGCACACTTGA
- a CDS encoding LapA family protein, translating into MRNLKRALAALFVLLLAAVVLFFVLENQQAVSLVLFGWSAPALPVAVPVLAALVVGLAVGPLLGAYGVQRSKRKIRASARQAVLDSN; encoded by the coding sequence ATGCGTAACCTCAAGCGCGCCCTGGCGGCGTTGTTCGTGCTGCTGTTGGCGGCTGTGGTGTTGTTCTTCGTATTGGAGAATCAGCAGGCGGTGTCTTTGGTGCTGTTTGGCTGGTCGGCGCCGGCATTGCCTGTGGCTGTGCCTGTGCTAGCCGCTTTGGTGGTCGGGTTGGCTGTGGGGCCGCTTCTAGGCGCCTATGGTGTGCAACGCAGCAAGCGCAAGATTCGCGCTTCGGCCCGTCAGGCGGTACTGGACAGCAACTGA
- a CDS encoding NAD-dependent epimerase/dehydratase family protein encodes MSESLHVLVTGANGFVGRQLCDVLTKQGSRVTAAVRTVEACPVAGQVVAVDLLDGSALSACMKTVDVVVHLAARAHVLDDRCPDPLAAFRQANVTVAISVARAAIRAGVKRFVFISSIGVNGAESHGQPFSETMPAAPHAPYAVSKLEAELELTALFAGTQTELVIVRPPLVYDAAAPGNFSRLLRLVEARVPLPFAGVENRRSMISLSNLVSFIGVVLEHPLAAGETFVIADGESVSTRQMVDALASGMGHRAKFFFVPGVVVKCLLRAVRRQNMFTQLYGSLEVDSTKAVRLLGWVPPQSPQQALKQAGCRFKARGAREQ; translated from the coding sequence ATGTCTGAATCACTGCACGTGCTGGTTACCGGGGCCAACGGCTTCGTCGGCAGGCAGCTTTGCGATGTGTTGACGAAACAAGGTTCTCGGGTTACGGCGGCTGTCCGCACCGTGGAAGCGTGCCCTGTCGCTGGCCAGGTCGTTGCAGTCGACCTGTTGGATGGCAGCGCGCTGTCAGCGTGCATGAAAACCGTGGATGTCGTTGTTCATCTGGCCGCCAGGGCGCATGTGCTTGATGATCGCTGCCCGGATCCGCTGGCTGCGTTTCGCCAGGCGAATGTCACCGTGGCCATCTCGGTTGCCCGTGCTGCTATCAGGGCCGGGGTAAAGCGCTTCGTGTTCATCAGCTCGATTGGTGTCAATGGGGCTGAATCGCACGGGCAGCCGTTTTCCGAAACCATGCCTGCCGCACCTCATGCGCCCTATGCCGTCTCCAAGCTGGAAGCAGAACTTGAGCTCACGGCACTGTTTGCTGGCACGCAGACCGAGCTTGTGATTGTGCGCCCACCGCTGGTTTATGATGCGGCAGCGCCTGGCAATTTTTCGCGCTTGTTGCGATTGGTCGAGGCGCGTGTACCGCTGCCTTTCGCTGGTGTTGAAAATCGGCGCAGCATGATTTCGTTGTCGAACCTCGTCAGCTTCATTGGCGTGGTGCTCGAGCACCCGTTGGCCGCAGGTGAAACGTTCGTGATCGCTGACGGTGAAAGCGTATCCACTCGCCAGATGGTCGATGCGTTGGCGTCAGGCATGGGGCACCGGGCGAAGTTTTTTTTCGTCCCGGGCGTCGTTGTGAAATGCCTGCTGCGCGCTGTTCGCAGGCAAAACATGTTCACCCAGCTCTATGGCTCGCTTGAAGTTGATTCAACCAAGGCCGTGCGTCTGCTAGGGTGGGTGCCCCCACAGTCGCCGCAACAAGCGTTGAAGCAGGCGGGTTGCCGCTTCAAGGCGCGTGGTGCTCGCGAACAATAA
- a CDS encoding MraY family glycosyltransferase: MSQAFVVLFTSLVSFLLTALVRKISIAKSVMDIPNARSSHSVPTPRGGGVAIVIAFLAAVMLAHTLSGLDTNVLAGLLGAGAGVALVGFFDDLGHIAARWRLLAHFAASAWLVWLLGGMAPVQLFGQVYDLGLIGSLLAVIYLVWMLNLYNFMDGIDGLASLEAITVCLGAGLLAYLAGQSQLAFLPLALAAATAGFLCWNFPPARIFMGDAGSGFLGVVLGGLSLQAAWHHPQLLWCWLILLGVFIVDATYTLLHRMLRGEKLYEAHRSHAYQFASRKYGSHLPVSMAVAALNLLWLLPVALCVLLLGLDGLTGVLIAYAPLMYLAVRFNAGALEK, translated from the coding sequence ATGAGTCAGGCGTTTGTCGTTTTATTTACCTCGCTGGTTTCATTTTTGCTCACTGCTTTAGTGCGAAAAATCTCGATAGCTAAAAGCGTCATGGATATTCCGAACGCTCGTAGTTCTCACAGTGTTCCCACCCCGCGTGGAGGTGGTGTAGCGATCGTGATTGCGTTTCTCGCTGCCGTGATGTTGGCGCACACCCTGAGTGGGCTTGATACGAATGTGTTGGCAGGGTTGCTTGGCGCGGGCGCAGGCGTTGCACTGGTGGGCTTTTTTGACGATCTTGGCCACATTGCAGCGCGTTGGCGATTGCTCGCACACTTTGCTGCATCCGCTTGGTTGGTCTGGCTGCTGGGTGGTATGGCACCTGTTCAGCTCTTCGGACAAGTCTATGACTTGGGGCTGATCGGTAGCCTTTTGGCAGTGATCTACCTGGTGTGGATGCTCAACCTGTACAACTTCATGGATGGTATTGATGGGCTTGCCAGCCTGGAGGCAATTACGGTTTGCCTTGGGGCGGGGCTGCTGGCATACCTGGCGGGGCAATCGCAACTGGCGTTCCTGCCCTTAGCCCTTGCTGCGGCAACTGCCGGGTTCCTGTGCTGGAATTTTCCGCCCGCGCGCATTTTCATGGGGGACGCGGGTAGCGGGTTTCTGGGGGTCGTTTTGGGCGGGTTGTCACTCCAGGCTGCGTGGCACCATCCCCAATTACTGTGGTGCTGGTTGATTCTGCTGGGAGTGTTCATCGTTGATGCAACCTACACCTTGCTACACCGGATGTTGCGTGGTGAAAAGCTCTATGAAGCGCATCGCAGCCATGCCTATCAGTTCGCTTCACGCAAGTACGGTAGCCATCTTCCTGTATCGATGGCCGTTGCTGCATTGAACCTGCTCTGGTTGTTACCGGTTGCACTGTGCGTGTTGCTGTTGGGCCTGGATGGCTTGACAGGTGTGCTGATTGCCTATGCTCCATTAATGTACTTGGCGGTACGTTTTAACGCCGGGGCGCTTGAAAAGTAG
- the rfbB gene encoding dTDP-glucose 4,6-dehydratase: MKILVTGGAGFIGSAVIRHIISNTDDAVVNVDKLTYAGNLESLQSVDQNPRYAFEHVDICNREELDRVFREHQPDAVMHLAAESHVDRSISGPSEFIQTNIIGTYALLEAARGYWNGLDEARKSAFRFHHISTDEVYGDLEGPEDLFTETTPYQPSSPYSASKASSDHLVRAWARTYGLPTLVTNCSNNYGPFHFPEKLIPLVILNALEGKPLPIYGKGDQIRDWLFVEDHARALYKVVTEGVVGETYNIGGHNEKQNIEVVRTVCALLDELRPASKFAPHFDLVTYVTDRPGHDVRYAIDASKIQRELGWVPEETFESGIRKTVQWYLDNAEWVAHVKSGSYQQWIDKNYTARADKQ; this comes from the coding sequence GTGAAGATTTTAGTAACAGGTGGTGCAGGCTTCATCGGCTCAGCCGTCATTCGACACATCATTTCCAACACTGACGACGCTGTAGTGAACGTCGACAAGCTGACCTATGCGGGCAATCTCGAGTCGCTGCAGTCGGTCGACCAGAACCCTCGCTATGCCTTCGAGCACGTCGACATCTGCAACCGGGAAGAGCTGGACCGTGTGTTCCGCGAGCACCAGCCGGATGCGGTAATGCACCTGGCTGCCGAGTCTCACGTCGACCGCTCCATCAGCGGCCCCTCGGAGTTCATCCAGACCAACATCATCGGCACCTATGCATTGTTGGAAGCCGCACGCGGTTACTGGAATGGTCTCGACGAAGCCCGCAAGTCGGCTTTCCGTTTCCACCACATTTCCACCGACGAAGTGTATGGCGACCTGGAAGGGCCGGAAGATCTTTTCACTGAAACGACCCCGTATCAGCCAAGCTCCCCCTACTCGGCAAGCAAGGCCAGCTCGGACCACCTGGTGCGCGCCTGGGCGCGTACTTATGGCCTGCCGACCCTGGTAACCAACTGCTCGAACAACTACGGGCCTTTCCACTTCCCCGAAAAGCTCATCCCGCTGGTCATTCTCAATGCACTGGAAGGCAAGCCGCTGCCGATCTATGGCAAGGGTGATCAGATCCGCGACTGGCTGTTTGTCGAAGACCATGCGCGCGCGCTCTACAAGGTGGTGACCGAGGGCGTGGTAGGCGAGACCTACAACATCGGCGGCCACAACGAGAAGCAGAACATCGAAGTGGTGCGCACCGTTTGCGCGCTGCTGGACGAACTGCGCCCAGCTTCCAAATTTGCTCCGCACTTTGACCTGGTTACTTACGTTACCGATCGCCCTGGCCACGATGTGCGCTATGCCATCGACGCCAGCAAGATTCAGCGTGAGCTGGGCTGGGTGCCGGAAGAAACCTTCGAGTCGGGCATTCGCAAGACGGTGCAGTGGTACCTCGACAATGCTGAGTGGGTCGCTCACGTGAAAAGTGGCAGCTACCAGCAGTGGATTGACAAGAACTACACCGCACGAGCCGACAAGCAATGA